In Merismopedia glauca CCAP 1448/3, the following proteins share a genomic window:
- the pntA gene encoding Re/Si-specific NAD(P)(+) transhydrogenase subunit alpha gives MTNGCFTYIVLYYLKLSDRGYFMTIALEPQVKTEQPQIIDSQKPKKVGIPKEIYPGECRAAATPDTAKTLQKLGFDVLVETGAGAAANYLDSAYAEAGCQIVADANTLWATADLVLKVRPPEDSEIELIREGQTLISFIYPAQNTELLQKLSDRKATVLGMDAVPRISRAQKMDALSSMANLAGYRAIIEAANNFGRFFTGQITAAGKVPPAKVMVIGAGVAGLAAIGAAKGLGAIVRAFDTRPVVKEQVESMGAEFLELEFAEDGTGEGGYAKVMSEEFIKAEMALFAEQAKEVDIIVTTALIPGKPAPKLITEAMVSSMKQGSVIVDMASEQGGNCEVTKPGEIYRYKGVTIVGVTDLPSRMANQASQLYGTNLCHLLTDMGGAEKYVVDYNDEVVRGALILHNGDVTWPPPKVEPKPQVSTPAASKAPVATPAPAKSKEVHAASAKPTTESKGNPIGKLIVPALAALALVGVGIGAPESFLSHFTVFVLACFVGWQVIWNVSPALHTPLMSVTNAISGIIIIGGMLQIGGEGFSATTILGALAVFLGTINISGGFLVTQRMLKMFQR, from the coding sequence ATGACTAATGGATGCTTTACTTACATCGTATTGTACTATCTCAAGTTGAGCGATCGAGGATACTTCATGACCATCGCCTTAGAGCCACAGGTAAAAACAGAGCAACCGCAGATAATTGACAGCCAAAAACCCAAAAAAGTTGGAATTCCCAAAGAAATATATCCAGGAGAATGTCGTGCTGCGGCTACCCCAGATACAGCCAAAACTCTCCAAAAACTAGGCTTTGATGTTTTAGTCGAAACTGGAGCAGGTGCAGCAGCTAATTACCTCGACTCTGCTTACGCAGAAGCAGGTTGTCAAATCGTCGCAGATGCTAACACCCTTTGGGCAACAGCAGATTTAGTTTTAAAAGTACGTCCTCCCGAAGATTCAGAGATAGAATTAATTCGTGAAGGTCAAACCTTAATCAGCTTTATCTATCCGGCTCAAAACACAGAATTACTGCAAAAATTGAGCGATCGCAAAGCCACAGTGCTGGGAATGGATGCTGTACCCCGCATCAGTCGCGCTCAAAAAATGGATGCCCTCAGTTCAATGGCGAATTTAGCCGGATATCGGGCAATAATCGAAGCAGCAAACAACTTTGGACGCTTTTTCACCGGACAAATCACCGCCGCCGGAAAAGTCCCTCCCGCCAAGGTAATGGTAATTGGGGCTGGAGTCGCTGGATTAGCCGCTATTGGGGCTGCGAAGGGCTTAGGAGCCATTGTACGGGCTTTCGATACTCGCCCAGTGGTGAAAGAGCAAGTAGAAAGCATGGGAGCAGAATTCTTAGAACTAGAATTTGCTGAAGATGGTACTGGTGAAGGCGGTTACGCCAAGGTGATGAGTGAAGAATTCATCAAAGCGGAAATGGCATTATTCGCCGAACAAGCCAAAGAAGTTGATATTATCGTCACTACCGCTTTAATTCCTGGTAAACCCGCTCCGAAGCTGATTACCGAAGCAATGGTCAGCAGTATGAAGCAAGGCTCTGTCATCGTCGATATGGCATCCGAACAAGGCGGAAATTGCGAAGTTACCAAACCAGGTGAAATCTATCGCTACAAAGGCGTTACCATCGTCGGTGTGACAGATTTACCCAGTCGAATGGCAAATCAAGCCAGTCAGCTATACGGTACTAACCTTTGTCATCTCCTCACCGATATGGGAGGAGCCGAAAAATACGTAGTAGACTACAACGATGAAGTAGTCCGAGGAGCCTTAATCTTACATAATGGTGATGTAACTTGGCCCCCACCAAAAGTAGAACCAAAACCTCAAGTTTCTACTCCCGCAGCTAGTAAAGCACCTGTCGCGACACCTGCACCTGCCAAATCCAAAGAGGTTCATGCAGCTTCAGCCAAGCCAACTACAGAAAGCAAAGGAAATCCCATTGGGAAATTAATCGTTCCCGCATTAGCTGCATTAGCCCTTGTTGGCGTAGGAATTGGCGCACCAGAATCGTTCTTATCTCACTTTACAGTCTTTGTTCTAGCCTGTTTTGTCGGTTGGCAAGTCATTTGGAACGTCTCCCCAGCCTTACACACTCCCTTGATGAGCGTTACTAACGCGATTAGCGGTATCATCATCATCGGCGGAATGCTGCAAATTGGTGGCGAAGGATTCTCTGCTACAACGATTCTAGGTGCATTAGCCGTTTTCTTAGGCACTATCAACATCTCTGGTGGATTTCTGGTTACCCAACGGATGTTAAAGATGTTCCAGAGGTAA
- the pntB gene encoding Re/Si-specific NAD(P)(+) transhydrogenase subunit beta produces the protein MTNNLLTVAYIAASALFILSLSGLSNQETARKGNLYGIIGMLVAFVATAITVSHSPREYGILGTVILPGVVIGAVVASRVAMTEMPELVAILHSFVGAAAVLVGIATYLDPESSLTGVEATIHQLEIFIGVFIGAVTFTGSIVAFGKLKAIISSKSLLLPARHLLNIGMLAASVWLGVQFMGGGVLDSLTSLLAMCAIACVLGVHLVMAIGGADMPVVISMLNSYSGWAAAAAGFMLSNDLLIITGALVGSSGAILSYIMCKAMNRSFFSVILGGFGATSGSTPTAATPAGDVQATTIEETVELLKNAKKVIIVPGYGMAVAQAQHAVSDITKILRSQGVKVRFGIHPVAGRLPGHMNVLLAEAKVPYDIVLEMDEINEDFSETDTVLVIGANDTVNPSAIEDPNSAIAGMPVLEVWNSTNVIVLKRGMASGYAGVENPLFYKPNTKMLFGDAKKNVDALLAQMNLAQEKVLVKT, from the coding sequence ATGACCAATAACCTGCTAACAGTCGCATATATTGCGGCGAGTGCCTTGTTTATCCTTAGTTTGAGTGGATTATCCAATCAGGAAACCGCTCGCAAAGGCAACCTCTATGGCATCATCGGGATGCTTGTTGCTTTCGTCGCTACAGCAATTACAGTTTCCCACAGTCCACGGGAATATGGCATTTTAGGTACAGTCATTTTACCTGGCGTGGTCATTGGGGCAGTTGTGGCTTCCCGCGTAGCGATGACGGAAATGCCAGAATTAGTCGCAATTTTGCACAGTTTTGTAGGCGCAGCCGCCGTTTTAGTCGGGATTGCAACTTACCTAGATCCAGAAAGTTCTTTAACTGGAGTAGAAGCCACTATTCACCAGTTAGAAATCTTTATTGGCGTGTTCATCGGTGCGGTGACTTTTACGGGTTCAATCGTGGCTTTTGGGAAACTTAAAGCTATTATCAGCAGTAAATCTTTGCTATTGCCAGCACGTCACCTCTTAAATATTGGGATGCTAGCCGCTTCTGTGTGGCTGGGAGTTCAGTTTATGGGTGGTGGGGTTTTAGATAGCTTAACCTCCCTACTGGCGATGTGTGCGATCGCCTGCGTTTTGGGAGTACACTTGGTCATGGCGATCGGTGGCGCAGATATGCCAGTGGTAATCTCCATGCTCAACAGCTATTCTGGTTGGGCAGCCGCAGCCGCAGGTTTTATGCTCTCGAATGACTTACTCATCATTACAGGCGCATTAGTGGGTAGTAGCGGGGCAATCCTCAGCTATATCATGTGTAAAGCCATGAACCGCTCCTTCTTCAGCGTGATTTTAGGCGGTTTCGGCGCAACCTCTGGCAGCACTCCTACAGCAGCTACCCCAGCAGGCGACGTGCAAGCCACTACGATTGAAGAAACCGTTGAACTGCTCAAAAATGCCAAAAAGGTCATTATCGTTCCAGGTTACGGCATGGCAGTCGCTCAAGCTCAACACGCTGTCTCTGACATTACCAAGATTCTCCGCAGTCAAGGCGTGAAGGTTCGGTTTGGGATTCACCCCGTAGCGGGAAGATTACCAGGGCATATGAACGTCCTTTTAGCAGAAGCGAAAGTACCTTACGATATCGTCTTGGAAATGGACGAAATCAACGAAGATTTTTCCGAAACCGATACAGTATTGGTAATTGGAGCCAACGATACCGTTAATCCTAGCGCAATTGAAGATCCCAATAGTGCGATCGCGGGTATGCCAGTATTAGAAGTCTGGAACTCCACCAACGTCATCGTCTTGAAGCGCGGTATGGCTAGCGGTTACGCTGGGGTAGAAAATCCTTTATTCTACAAACCTAATACCAAGATGCTGTTTGGAGATGCGAAGAAAAACGTTGATGCGCTTCTAGCTCAAATGAACTTAGCTCAAGAAAAGGTTTTGGTTAAGACTTGA
- a CDS encoding helix-turn-helix domain-containing protein, giving the protein MTDINQALGKVVVKYRTKAKISQEELADRAGIHRTYVSQIERGLKSPTLSILFEISKSLDITASSLIAEIEHTINDIHN; this is encoded by the coding sequence ATGACAGACATCAATCAGGCTCTAGGTAAAGTTGTAGTTAAGTACAGGACGAAGGCAAAGATTTCCCAAGAAGAGCTTGCTGACAGAGCAGGTATTCACCGCACTTACGTTAGCCAAATTGAACGTGGTTTAAAGTCTCCTACTCTGTCAATCCTATTTGAAATATCAAAATCTTTAGACATTACTGCTAGTAGCTTGATTGCTGAAATAGAACATACTATAAATGATATACATAATTAA
- the pruA gene encoding L-glutamate gamma-semialdehyde dehydrogenase, giving the protein MESLEINTQNIGQKILGLTRENRSWLKQLTEQMRWDDKLLDWAMSNPELRVQLFRLIDCLPALQSQPEIARHLQEYLVDESVELPSVLKGLLNFAQPESLPGQVAATTISKAVQTLAHKYIAGENIPQVLKTLERLRKDKMAFTIDLLGEAVITEAEAKQYLNRYLELIEELALAAKTWKKIGLIDEADGESLAQVQVSVKLTAFYSQFDALDAKGSQEIVSDRIRILLRRAQELGVAIHFDMEQSEYKDITLAILKDLLLEDEFRQRTNIGITIQAYLRDSEQDLLDIISWVKTRGYPLTVRLVKGAYWDRETIKAAQKDWEQPVYNDKAETDLNFEKLTEILLTNHQHLYAAIGSHNVRSQAHAIAVAQSLQVPQRAFEMQVLYGMGDKLAKVLADMGYRVRVYCPYGELLPGMAYLIRRLLENTANSSFLRQNLADKSATELLSLPTPCRGATRCAPTYNSPFPNVPDTDYAEVEARARSQQAFEKVRQQLGKTYFPIINGKFEPTAEIIDSVNPSNPTEIIGKVGLISIEQAEQAMQAAKAAFPKWKATPVSQRAAILRRAGELMTQRRDELAAWIVLEVGKPLVEADAEVSEAIDFCNYYASEMERLDLGSSYDVLGETNRYTYQPRGIAVVISPWNFPLAIAAGMTVAALVTGNCTLLKPAEVSTVIAAKFAEILLEAGIPAGVFQYVPGKGSKAGAYLVQHPETHLIAFTGSQEVGCWIYANAAILQPKQKHLKRVIAEMGGKNGLIVDESADLDQAVAGAVHSAFGYSGQKCSACSRVIVLDAVYDKFVTRFVEATRSLNIGMAELPSTQVGPVIDDKAQAKIKEYIAIGKEEAELALEMIAPETGYFVPPTIFKNVPHTAQIAQEEIFGPVVAVIRASDFEEALEIANGTNYALTGGLYSRTPSHIQEAQERFEVGNLYINRGITGAIVSRQPFGGFKLSGVGSKAGGPDYLLQFLEPKVITENIQRHGFAPIEGVD; this is encoded by the coding sequence ATGGAAAGTTTAGAAATCAATACTCAAAATATCGGTCAAAAGATTTTAGGATTAACTAGAGAAAACCGTTCGTGGTTGAAGCAGCTTACCGAACAAATGCGGTGGGATGATAAGTTGCTGGATTGGGCAATGAGTAATCCTGAATTAAGAGTCCAATTATTTAGATTGATAGATTGTTTGCCAGCTTTACAAAGTCAGCCAGAAATTGCCAGACATCTGCAAGAATATTTAGTAGATGAATCTGTAGAACTACCCAGTGTTTTAAAAGGATTGCTCAACTTTGCCCAACCGGAATCTTTACCCGGACAAGTTGCCGCAACTACTATAAGTAAAGCAGTACAGACTCTAGCACATAAATATATTGCTGGGGAAAACATTCCTCAAGTTCTGAAAACATTGGAACGTTTGCGAAAAGATAAGATGGCATTTACCATCGATTTATTGGGCGAGGCTGTAATTACAGAAGCGGAAGCTAAACAGTATTTAAATAGATATTTAGAATTGATAGAAGAATTAGCATTAGCAGCTAAAACCTGGAAGAAAATTGGTTTAATTGATGAAGCCGATGGAGAAAGTCTAGCCCAAGTTCAAGTATCGGTAAAACTGACTGCATTCTATTCCCAATTTGATGCTTTGGATGCGAAAGGAAGTCAGGAAATTGTGAGCGATCGCATTCGTATTTTACTACGCCGCGCTCAAGAATTGGGAGTCGCAATCCATTTCGATATGGAGCAGTCGGAATACAAGGATATAACTTTAGCAATTCTGAAGGATTTATTATTAGAAGATGAGTTTCGCCAAAGAACAAATATTGGTATTACTATCCAAGCTTACTTAAGAGATAGCGAACAAGATTTATTAGATATTATTAGTTGGGTAAAAACTAGAGGCTATCCTTTAACGGTAAGATTGGTAAAGGGAGCGTACTGGGATCGCGAAACTATCAAAGCGGCGCAGAAAGATTGGGAACAACCAGTTTATAATGACAAAGCAGAAACAGATCTAAATTTTGAAAAATTAACTGAGATCTTATTAACAAATCATCAGCATTTGTATGCAGCAATTGGGAGTCACAATGTGCGATCGCAAGCCCATGCTATTGCAGTTGCTCAGAGTTTGCAAGTCCCCCAACGCGCTTTTGAAATGCAAGTTCTCTACGGAATGGGAGACAAACTCGCCAAGGTTTTAGCTGACATGGGCTATCGGGTGCGGGTATATTGTCCCTATGGGGAATTACTACCAGGAATGGCTTATCTCATCCGCCGTTTATTAGAAAATACCGCCAATAGTTCTTTTCTGCGCCAAAACCTTGCCGATAAATCCGCTACAGAATTATTATCTTTGCCCACACCTTGTAGGGGCGCAACGCGTTGCGCCCCTACCTACAATTCCCCGTTTCCCAATGTTCCCGATACGGATTATGCTGAAGTAGAGGCGAGAGCGCGATCGCAACAAGCTTTCGAGAAAGTGCGCCAACAGTTAGGTAAAACCTATTTTCCGATAATTAACGGTAAATTTGAACCTACAGCCGAGATTATCGATTCCGTTAATCCTTCCAACCCCACTGAAATAATTGGTAAAGTCGGCTTAATTTCCATAGAACAAGCAGAACAAGCCATGCAAGCGGCTAAAGCTGCATTTCCTAAGTGGAAAGCTACTCCTGTCAGTCAGCGCGCTGCTATATTGCGCCGCGCTGGGGAATTGATGACGCAGAGACGAGATGAATTAGCCGCATGGATTGTTTTAGAAGTCGGAAAACCATTAGTCGAAGCAGATGCCGAAGTTTCCGAAGCGATCGACTTTTGTAACTATTATGCCAGCGAAATGGAAAGGTTGGATCTCGGTAGCAGCTACGACGTACTCGGAGAAACCAACCGCTACACCTATCAACCGAGGGGAATTGCAGTCGTCATTTCTCCTTGGAACTTCCCACTTGCGATCGCTGCTGGCATGACTGTAGCTGCTCTAGTCACAGGAAACTGTACTCTACTCAAACCAGCCGAAGTTTCTACAGTTATAGCTGCTAAATTTGCGGAAATTTTATTAGAAGCTGGCATTCCTGCCGGAGTTTTCCAATACGTTCCCGGAAAAGGATCGAAAGCAGGTGCATATTTAGTACAGCATCCCGAAACCCATTTAATCGCTTTTACAGGTTCCCAAGAAGTTGGCTGCTGGATTTATGCTAATGCTGCCATTTTGCAACCCAAACAGAAGCATTTGAAGCGCGTAATTGCCGAGATGGGCGGTAAAAACGGGTTAATAGTCGATGAAAGCGCAGATTTAGACCAAGCCGTAGCCGGAGCCGTTCATTCTGCCTTTGGCTATAGCGGACAGAAATGTTCTGCTTGTTCCAGAGTCATTGTGTTGGATGCAGTATACGACAAATTCGTGACTAGATTTGTCGAGGCAACGCGATCGCTTAACATAGGCATGGCAGAGTTACCCAGCACCCAAGTCGGTCCCGTCATCGACGACAAAGCCCAAGCCAAAATCAAAGAATACATCGCTATTGGCAAAGAAGAAGCAGAACTTGCCTTAGAAATGATCGCACCAGAGACGGGTTATTTCGTCCCTCCAACCATCTTTAAAAACGTCCCCCATACCGCCCAAATTGCCCAGGAAGAGATCTTTGGTCCCGTAGTTGCGGTGATTCGGGCTTCAGACTTTGAAGAGGCTTTGGAGATAGCTAACGGTACAAATTACGCATTGACAGGTGGTTTGTATTCCCGCACCCCATCGCACATTCAAGAAGCGCAAGAAAGGTTTGAGGTAGGCAATTTGTATATCAATAGAGGGATAACAGGAGCGATCGTTTCTCGCCAACCATTTGGGGGATTTAAGCTATCTGGAGTGGGTTCTAAAGCAGGTGGCCCCGATTATCTATTGCAGTTCTTGGAACCGAAAGTCATCACAGAAAACATTCAGCGTCACGGTTTCGCACCAATTGAAGGAGTCGATTGA